The sequence GCCACACCGATGGTGAGGACCATACCGGCGATGCCGGGCAGGGAGAAGGTGAAGCCGAACATGGCCATGATGCCGAAGAGCATCACCGTGTTCAGGATCAGGCCGATGATGGCCACGATGCCCGCCACGCGGTAGTAGACCAGCACGAAGAGGAAGGTGAGGGCCAGGCCGAGGACGCCGGACCAGATGCCCTGCTTGACGATCTCGGCGCCGAGCAGCGGGGAAACGGAGCGCTCTTCCTCGACCTTCAGGCCGTTTTCGAGCGGGTTCATCAGGGCGTTGGCGAGGTCCTGGACTTCACCGGGCTTGTCGAGGCCGTCGATCTGGAACTGGCTGCCCAGCGGCACCGTTTTCACGGAGGGGGCGCTGATCACCTCGTTGTCGAGCACGATGGCGATGCGGTCCACGCCCGGCTGCATGTGCTCGGTGAGGGCGATCATCTTGTCGCCGCCCTTGGCGTTCAGGGTGATGGAAACGGCGTCGTGCTGCGTCGGGGAAGGGGTGGCGTGGGCCACATCCGGGCCGCCGAGGGCCACGCGGCGGCTCAGCAGGATCGGGGAGGTGAAGGTCTTGCCTTCGGAGTCCTTCAGCTTCTGCTGGAACACCTTGTAGCCCGGAGGGGCGACCTCGGTGTTCGCGGCGATGGCGCCGACGAGCTCGTTGCTGCGCGGGTGGACCTGGCGGAGCTCGAGGTGGGCCACGCGTTCCAGGGTCTCACGAATCTTCTTGGCCTCCTCGGGAGTCACGCCCGGCATCTGGACCAGGATCTTGTCCTCGCCCTGGGCGGCGATGAGCGGCTCGGAGGTGCCGGCACCGTTGAGGCGCTGCTCGATGACCTTGATGGCCTGCTCGACCTGGCTCTTGGTCACGGAGGTCTTTTCGCCGGTGGTCTCGTCCTCGTGCTGCTGGACGCGGAGGCTGTAGGAGGAGCCGCCGAGGATGTCGATGCCGCCCTTCAGGCGCTCCTTGAGCGGGAAGACGGACACCAGGCAGAGGGCGGTCACTCCGAGCAGGAGGACGGTGCCGACGTTGCGCTTGCGGCGTTCGATTTCAGTGGCGAAGTACCAGACGAACAACACCAGCAGGAGCAGGCCGATGATGAAGAGCGTCTGCGGATCCTCGTAGAACGGGATGGAGGCGGCGAGCATGGATGGAAGCATGGCGGATGGACGCGAAAGGAAATCTAAAGGGGGAAGGGGGCGTTACTTCTTGTCGCCGTCCTTCGGGAACACACGGCCGATGGCCTGCTTGTCGAATTCGACCATGGTGCCCTCGGCGATCTTCAGGACCACGGTGTGTTCCTTCACCGAGTGGACCAGGGCGTGGATGCCGGCGGTGGTGATGACCCGGGAGCCCGGCTGGAGGGAGGCGATGCGCGCCTGCTGCTCCTTCTTCTGCATCTGCTGGGGGCGGATCAGGAGGAAGTAGAACGCCACGACGATGAGCAATGGAGGGATCCAGTTCGCCCCCATGGGATTCTGTCCGGCGGGAGCGTCGGCGGCGAGGAACGAAACAAAAGCAGTCACAAGGGTCATGTCGGATCAGTCTGGGTGTAACGGCGGATAAAGGAGTCCTTGAATTCAAGGAAGTTCCCGGCGGCGATGGCCGCGCGGGCTCCTGCCACAAGGCGGAGGTAGAAATGCAGATTGTGGTAGGAAAGCAACCTCAAAGCCAGTATTTCCCCGGCCCGGAAGAGGTGCCGGAGATAGGCCCGGGAGAAGGCGGAGACATGGGGCGGGGAGGTTTCGCAGAGCGGGCGGTCGTCCCGCTCGTGGACCTTGTTCTTGATCTGGATCGGGCCGTCCAGGGTGAAGGCCATGCCGTGGCGGGCCACCCGGGTGGGCATCACGCAGTCGAACATGTCCACGCCGCGGGCGATCATTTCCAGGATCTGCGGGGGCGTTCCCAGGCCCATGGCGTAGCGCGGCTTGTCATGGGGGAGGAAGGGCACGGCGTTCTCGATGGCGCGGAACATTTCCTCCTCCGGCTCGCCGACGGAGACCCCGCCGACCGCGTAGCCGTCGAAGCCGATGTCGACCAGCTCGCGGGCGGATTGCTCGCGCAGGTCGGCGTAGATCGAGCCCTGGACGATGCCGAAGTGGCGCTGGAGGCCGTCGCCGGACCGCGGCTGGTGTTTTTCCGTCCAGGCCTTGCAGCGGCGGGCCCAGCGGGTGGTCATGGCCAGCGATTTCGCGGCGTAGTCCTTGTCGCAGGGGTAGGGCGGGCACTCGTCGAAGAGCATGGCGATGTCCGAGCCGAGCGCGGCCTGGATCTCCATGGAAAGCTCCGGGGTGAGGAGCATTTTCGAGCCGTCGAGGTGGTTGCTGAAGCGGACCCCCTCCTCGGTGATTTTCCGCAGTTTCGCCAGCGACCAGACCTGGAAGCCGCCGGAATCGGTGAGGATCGGCTTGTCCCAGGTGGTGAACTTGTGGAGCCCGCCGAAATCCCGGATCAGCTCATGGCCGGGGCGGAGCCAGAGGTGGTAGGTATTGCCCAGGATGATCTGGGCCCCGAGCTCCTCCACCTCCCGCGGGTGCAGGGTTTTCACGCTGCCCTGGGTGCCCACGGGCATGAAAATCGGGGTTTCCACCGTGCCGTGGGCGAGTTCCATCCGGCCGAGGCGGGCGGACGATTGGGGATCGGTGGCGAGGACGGAAAACATGCGCGGGGGCGCTGATTACCATGGGATCGCGAACTTCCAAGCCCAACTTGCCGTCCGGTGAAACCGGCGGACCCGGGAAAGGTGACGGATTTCTTACCCGTTTGGCGATGTTAGGGATTGGCCGGGGGCACGTGAACTGCTCACACTGGCCGCGATGGCGCAGTGGCACTACGGCGAAAACGGACAGCAGCACGGACCGGTCGATGACGACGGGATCCGCCAGGCGATTGCCTCCGGACAGGTCCATGCCCAGACGATGGTCTGGCGGGAGGGCATGCCGAACTGGCTGCCGCTCGCGCAGGTGC comes from Luteolibacter sp. LG18 and encodes:
- the yajC gene encoding preprotein translocase subunit YajC is translated as MTLVTAFVSFLAADAPAGQNPMGANWIPPLLIVVAFYFLLIRPQQMQKKEQQARIASLQPGSRVITTAGIHALVHSVKEHTVVLKIAEGTMVEFDKQAIGRVFPKDGDKK
- the tgt gene encoding tRNA guanosine(34) transglycosylase Tgt, producing MFSVLATDPQSSARLGRMELAHGTVETPIFMPVGTQGSVKTLHPREVEELGAQIILGNTYHLWLRPGHELIRDFGGLHKFTTWDKPILTDSGGFQVWSLAKLRKITEEGVRFSNHLDGSKMLLTPELSMEIQAALGSDIAMLFDECPPYPCDKDYAAKSLAMTTRWARRCKAWTEKHQPRSGDGLQRHFGIVQGSIYADLREQSARELVDIGFDGYAVGGVSVGEPEEEMFRAIENAVPFLPHDKPRYAMGLGTPPQILEMIARGVDMFDCVMPTRVARHGMAFTLDGPIQIKNKVHERDDRPLCETSPPHVSAFSRAYLRHLFRAGEILALRLLSYHNLHFYLRLVAGARAAIAAGNFLEFKDSFIRRYTQTDPT